Within Oreochromis aureus strain Israel breed Guangdong linkage group 19, ZZ_aureus, whole genome shotgun sequence, the genomic segment taaataacagaaagtTCCTTGTTCCTTGATTTTTACAGTGGACTCACagtaagagaaaaaagaaaagaatattcTATCAATTTACAAAAAATTCCATAATAAAGTTAAAGGACGGtaatttaaaattataaaatttAAAACACGGCTGTTCTGTTGGCCAGTGTGCaacaacactgtaaaatctaattagttcccagaactcaaaaaaattatggaaactcgttgcctcaaaaaaattgagtaaagcttagctaaaaatgactaagttaggacaacttatttattttgagtactctgtacaagctcatttgttcccagaactcaaaaaaattggatcaggtttacgtaagatgatcaagttagggcaacttactcattttgagtacactgtacagccttgttagttcccagaactcaaaaaaattatggaaactcgttgcctcaaaaaaactaagtaaagcttacttaggATGACTGtcaggacaacttatacattgcaagtctgcagtattaagaataacttgatatttctgactgtacaatactaattgtttacctactgacaaacatttcaagttcaactaaatgaaaaaacaatttgtggtaacctgaatatgattaaaaataattaacaacaatttttgtaatgatgttaaaatgagcccaacttttattttcaaacacaacaaagtataacagccaacatactgaacactgttctgctgaacaacaaacaattatattgccatcactgttataatcttacaatgaaacaaagtctcagatgtaattattctgaaaataagtttaggcctaccacaagtttgttttgtacttacattacttatataatcaaaataaaatatttattgttctgtcacaagtgcagtctctaatttaaacaacacatttgttttccattccaacacatgagctggaatgttgtaatattttaaggatggcttgtttccagtccaggcattactgcctgaatgactgtcatggatcgaggtgatccaaatgtaggtgcagaagaaagtctttaacttcccttcaGTACAGTGgaagtggatgtgggttggagatgcaatgagcttgaacctgcaggcgaccatcttcactgaccacaccatctgtgatggaggactcatctctcctgttgtcctgcaagcaaacaatcatattttttggaacatgaacttaattgctttcttaaaacattttttctgcatttggtatagaacagactccaatttagacaatctcaggctccctcccaccggagaggtgacattcaatgtcccaaattgtcagtctggatagccctgaccaccacccgacacacaataatgtcatgaaagcattattttaaaaagggctatgcaaacatggccagtaactttcattctaatgatgtgcaaaatgatttgggcacaaaacaaattttgctgttagaaaacttgcagacttcactatatacagtgtagaccctctaaactaagtgatgtgatctttcaagaaatgcagaccaaactgttgttgtttgtttacttacacagcatgtcttgtagagtTAACTGGAGtcacagcaacagcatagtgcagtcatatctcaagtctaataacagaagacaggaaaagatcagtaaagaaacaacttcccaaaccaaagcacaaacaaaacaataagtaaaacaggctgatctaaagtatgattaaagttcagcctgattaatataaatgtcactgacagttgctaatatattggaaaaccaaaatacttactgatgtctttctgtccaacagcaggagtgctggtcccgagcctcaaagacagtataaagcaagcagagggagaaaaacagaacatttttcagaaactgatttgatctttaatggctgtgcaatcattgtaacagagtttgcttatgttgttaaataaaggctagatttgacattagtagatgccacagatgttcaaaagcatgaaaaatagacgtctccgaaaacgtcggagcatttttgcaaatatgtgatgtctcgataaatcgagcagatacttgaactttacacagctacattctcgcctgaaaatatcttaaaagtttattttgtgacccagaaaaagtaataagttttcagcggcgctcctccgccattgccgcgcttacaagtacgcacaggctccgacaaccgtggccgacaaatgcgatcctccttttccgcagactaccctttctgggtcacaaaataaccttttaagatattttcaggcgagaatgtagctgtgtaaagttcaagtatctacttaatttatcaaaatatcacatatttgcaaaagtgcttccacgttttggagagctctgttatccacccccacacctaccccacccctaacggctgcacctcccgaagaattttgtctgggctcttatctcacttatttatttcaaacgatcaacagaaaatttcaccgacatagttttatgtaaggttttaaggctgtggtgttaatttttaagtaacatgagcccagcggcagcagcaacgctaggctaacactaactagctagcaagattataaacctggtgctaaactaagagaagccacaaatcagtttgaataagagtaaacatttactcaccaagtcagtgtatcaggtaaagatccacagcaatgacaacaataatatcttgagctgacgcttctccaggtttgctcaacatattccataaagaatgcaccgtgaacatgcagactgatccgagagggaggaggacggtagtcacgtggcattttcaaaacacatctttcatccttccgctctgagaagcaaaacttccagcttacttagtttttctaagttaagacaactcaaattaatcgagtttatcagcgttttcgcataaaaagtactggtagcttatttaaattgagttctaataacaaattgataaaaattaagttcagcctatttaatatttttaattaaacacaatattacattttacagtgaagcaaacacatttttctgtaaCATTACAGATTTAATTCTTATGATTTAATCCcaaagcagcattttttttaaattgcgtAAAAAAATTGATAGATATGGTTGAAATTGCATTTCCTTTTCTTGTATTAAAATATCCCAGAGATTAAATGTGTGGTTAAATTTCCTTATACTGACAGAAAGAAGTATTTCACTGGACGTGGCCCGCGATGTAAAAAGACTTTGACATGCCTGAATTTTAAGGTTTTAAGGCAACACTACTTTTTGCCACATCTCACTATAATTATTATATCTTTATCAGTGGTTTTGATAATAAAGTcagtcagtttttgttttgtttttgcttaagTTTAAATCTGTGCTCATTGGAGAAAAGCATCACAGTAATGTCACGTGTACATTTGCTACTGACTGATGTGCCATTTGGCTCCTGTATAAACTTATTACTCACATACTTTGTTCGGTTACATTttgctagttttttttttcctccttcacaAGACATTCATGTGAAATGAAGCATTTTTTGCAGAGGACTTTGATTGATGCTCTTCGCCTCCAGCAGAGTTcaagttttttaaatgtccaGCAGCAGAGACACCGCTGCAGAGTTCCAGcctcagacaaaaaaaaaggcagagttTGGAGTCTTTCTGCAGAAGCTACCACTTTGAAAAAATTACTGTAACAAGTCTTTGTATCACAGCAGCGGGTCCAGGCCGTCTTTGAAGCGGCTTAATTTGAATACTCCAGGGGGAGAAGGAGCACACGGTATTTGATCTCCAAGGTAAAACATGCTGCGCTGATGGGCTGAAGTGAAGGAGTTGAAGGTTATTAGATCGAATGGGTGCGGATGAGGCCGAGCTGTCGCATGCAGTTTGAACATGGCCAATCTGAAGCCCTTGATGTCTGTGGTGATGAGGATAAGCAAGGATTAGAGCTGAAGCCCAAGTCGACTTGCTTCAGATTGATTTTAGGCAATTAGAAACCCTGCTGGATGTATGGACTCTGTGATTGACAGGTCATGTCTTGACTCTACGTGACTCGAGTGCATGAAAAACTGTGCAGTGTGTGCGTATTTCTGTGATCGAATGATTGTCTATTATACTGATGCAAGGgttctttataaataaagatgttgTAAATGTATACTTTATAGACACGCAGAAAGTTAGCAGGCATACATTAATGTATTACTGTGaatcacacacactcaaatgaaAGTTTATGTAGGCACTCGCAATGCGCAAACAAGCTGTTCAATGTTAATCACCTGTCAATCAAATGAAAAGTGAAACTTTCAtccagttttcagtgtttttgtacaGTTATGAGTTGTGAATCCTTCTGTTTCCTCTGTGTGGAACAATATGTCACATAACATAGATCTAGCCTAGAGCTGGGAAATGTGGCTAACACATATAATTGGAATCAATTTTCTATTTCTGCAAAACGCAAGGACATTAAAATTTGATTGAAACGCCATTTTTTGTTTAGGACTTGCTGTGCAAAGCTGTCATATgcatagttaaaaaaaatacgtCTTCCCACTCAGCTATAAACTGTCAAAAAAACAGAGCATGGACATATGATTTCATAATTAGTTTCAGCGCAGGGCAGAAAAGCCTGCACACTAATTCAGCTGCTCCTGCTGTTTGTGCTCCTTTAGCTGTCATGACTTTCACCTCTGGGATTACATCTCATTGGCAGATACAAGCAGactgagtgttttttttcttcctatacATATGGGGACAGAATgattaaatttcatttttttaaaaagtgtttcgCAAGTGCTGTTAAACAGAGCAAGGTCAGAATTATTAGCTAACTGATGTTAACAGTCGGTTTTGTGTAGTCATTTGTTGTAGTTTTCCAAGATAACCCCCAAATATTTAGACtccttcactttttttttctctttgccatCAACATGGATGTTTGGCAGATCACATTGTGTTTATTCAGAAACAACATGGTGACTCTTTTATAGTAAGAAAATGATTAAGTATAGTTATAatgttatatgtatatattaacGTTTGGGACATGCAAGCAGAGAAGTGAATTATGCAAggactgattttaaaaatatcCATAGATGTTTTTTAGATGACCGAATTTGAATCAAAGCTTTTACCACCAGGAGACAGTGAAGGTTTTAGTGTAGGACTCCCTGGCAATAAGAAACAAGAAAACGCCCGAACAGCTATCGCTCTAGATAGTTATGAAGCGATAACTGAGCTAATCGCAAATCGCAAACAGTAACTGTATCTATATCAGCAAAAAGTAAACTTAATGTGTGTCATGGCAAACATTAAGTTTACAGCGTCTTAACAATCTATGATAAAAGCTACTTAGTTAAGTGTCACAAGTCACTCTGTTACTCTCGAAGAGCCATCTCCAGCACAAGAAAGCTAATCAGAAGTTTGTTCTTGTTTACTCTTTGTAAGTGAGTGTGTCAGATACCTGTGGTGATAAGGGCCACTTTCCCAATGCTTCGTGCTTGCTTTACCCatgcaaatatttttaaacacatGAATTCACAATAAGTAGCTTTAACcaattttccttttatttttacatttaggtTTTCATCCCACTTAAtctaaaaatattataaaatttCAGCATATTTCAGAGATCCATCTGTAAACCTAGTCTTAGGCTGAGGAGACACTAGGCAGTTTTTCTAGGCTTTCAATCTAGCTGAGAGTTTTTTGGCCAACGAGAATATCTTGCTTATAAATGtagatgcatttaaaaaaaagaataaaaagtcaAACCATGCTGAGACAATGGCTAATGGTTTGGAAAAGGCATTTCAGAAAATACAGTTCTTCCGTTAGTCTTCGCACAGCTTGTTTGAAAGCATGCAAACAGAAGGTGCTTGGTCAACTCAGACTACAAAACTCCACCTCTATTCAAAATCTTGCATTTTGATATGCAGATTTCTGTTTACAGAGATCATTAAAGGATAGatattatcatttatttatacatttttaatggCAAAAGGTCACAGGACAGAAAAGTATAGACTGATGTAGACACGCTGTCATTGTGAATATATCTGCACACCCTTGGTGGGGTCTCATTAGCTGCTAGTACACTGCCTGGACTCAGGATCTTCTAACAAATGACTTCAGATCCTAGTGGCAGACTCTGTGTTAATTTGGTATGATGGGCCCTCTGCTGAGCGctgtgatgtgtgtgtatgtgtattagCATTTGAAAGCTATGGGTGAATTATTGAAGCTAGTGACATTTTCACCaatgttttaaaatgacatGACAGCGCTTTGATGACGaaacttgctgtgtgtgtgttaactaAGGGTTCAAGAACACTGTGTGTGCAGTGAGGGATTGTGGATGTTTTGAGGTTTTACATAGAGAATTAGTGTATACTGTATTGCATTTATGGAGTTTACTGCAGATTTCTTGCATCTGTGTATTTCTTGAACATATTTCAAGGTGGAATACATCTTATGTAGGTGCTGTGGAAATGAGATAGGAGGCTGCAAGGTGGTTGAAGGGGGGAATGTAGCTAGGCAGCATCAGTTGGTAGTCTGTAGGATGATTTTCAAGAATTGGATGTAAGTGAGGGCAGAGACAAGGTGGAAGGTGAAGAAGAACAATGTAATGTAGAGTTCAGGGAGGATAGGAAGAGTTGCCAGATGATCGGGAAAGTACAGCTGTAGTGCTGACGGAAACTGCTAAGTAGGTGATTGGTGTAAAGAGAAAGAGGACAAGGAGACAAGGAAACAAGGCCAAGAAGTGATGGAATGAAGAGAAACAAGAAAGTATTCAAAGGAAGTGGCTAGCAAAGAAAAAGGGGAATAGTCAGGGAGATGAAGAAAGGCTAGGCTTACACCAAAGAccgaatagaatagaatagaatagaatagaatagaatagaatagcctttattgtcattgtacagggtacaacgaaattggagtgccactcccttggtgcaaaaatacaataataaatataaatgtaaaatataaaaggtacattaaaacaaacaatagtaagtacaatatatacaggatagcacaatatatagaggatagcagcattaatataatgacagtaagaatagcagcataataataATTGACGGTGACAGTATGGTGTAGCTAAGcagtttcaattgtttttgtgcttatttacaacggtgatagctctgggaaagaagctatccctgaatctgtttgttctggttttatgtgacctgtaccgtcggcctgatggtaatagttcaaacacttgattgctggggtgagaatggtccttgatgatattgccagctctgctgaggtaccgagagtttgcaatgacctccaggctgggcagagagcagccagtgatcttctgggctgtgttgatgaccctctgcagtactttcctgtctgcaactgagcaccctgcataccatgttgttatgctgtacattaggatgctctctatggtggctctgtagaatgtcaccagcagcctctcctccaggttgttcctcctgagcactctcagaaagtggagacgctgctgggccttttttaccaccgcagtggtatttgcagtccaggagagatcatcagagatctgcacgcccagaaacctcatggagtgcACCCTCTCATccccccttgagatgagtccaaccatggtggtgtcatccgcaaactttaagatggtgtttgagagatgggtaggggagcagtcggatgtgtagagtgtaaacaggaggggactcagaacacatccttgtggagacccggtgctgagtgtgatggtgctggacagggtctgacagactgtggtctatttgtcaggaagtccttgatccagaggcagatgggggtggagagtcccaggtgagacagtttctggaccaggatctccgggatgatgtgattgaatgctgagctgaagtccaggaagagcattctcacatagcttcctcggtgctccaggtgactcagcgcagtgtggagcgctatggtgatagcgtcctcggtggatcgattagtcctgtaggcaaattggtgggggtccaaagtgggaggcagactggccctgatgtgctgacagaccagtctctcaaagcacttcatcactacaggTGTAAGTGCAACAGGCCTGTAATCATTTGGGCTGACCACAGCTGTCTTTTTGGCGATGGGGATGCTGGTGGAGGTTTTGAGGCAGGGCGGGACGGTGTTTAATGACAAagaaaggttgaagattttagTGAAGACTCCGGTCAGTTCGTCAGCACATGCTCTGAGAACCTTTCCATGTATTCCATCAGGACCTGCCGCCTTCCTGGGATTCACTGACCTTAGAGCACACCTCACTTGATGCTCCCTAAGTGTTAGTGTGCCGGTGCTGGGGGCGGGTGGAagtggtgtgacagctgagGGTCTGGTTCAGAAGTGGTGAAGAAAAAGACTTGCATTGAGTCACTAGGCAGAGAGATCCAGCAGTAGCGTAGGCTTGGGAGGTTAGAGATGGAACATTTACTAACAAGTGGACGCCGtgtgttgagaaggtgagaagGTGAAAAGAATACTATGAGGAGCTCATGGACGAAGAAAAATTGAGAAAACAGGTGAAGGAAGTAAGTGAATCAAAAAGTGCATAGGATTGGTAAGGAGGTGGTGAGGGAAGCTATGAAGAGTGTGACGAGTGGAATCACAGTTGGTCCAGGAGACATTCCTGTGGAAATATGGAAATGTCTAGGAGAAAATGCAGGAGACAGATTGTTTAATTTTGCAGAATGAGAGGAGGAATGAAGAAGAAGTGTGCTCTTACCAATTTTCAAGAACAAGGATGATTTGCAGAACTGTTGTAACTACAGAGGGATAAAGTTGTTGATGATGATACTGGAAAGAATTGTTGAGGTTAAGAAGAGAGGTGACAACCAGCAAGTAAAGTTTCATGCCCAGAAAGAGCATTGCAGATGCAGTGTTTGCTTTCAGAGTGTTGGTGGAGAAGTACAGTCAAGGTCAGAAGGTGTTGCACTGTGTTTTTATGGAGCTACAGAAAGCATATTTTAGGGTGccaagagaggaactgtggtaTCGTAAGAGGAAGTCAAGAGTGGCAGAGAAGTGTGTGAGGACATACACACATTTGAATTCAGATGTATCTGTTGAGAAGGACGTGATTATCAATAAGATCGTCAGGGATATAGAAATACAGAGAATCGCACCTACATGTGtaagaaagcattttttttttatctctcagCCATAAAAAGCTGATGGAATATTGTCATCACCCCAACCTGCAGgtggacacccaagtttgtgaatgcgataaGTTTGAATCCCAGTGATCTCAAATGTCAAGGTCATATGttgagttttctgaaaatcacctaGGAGTTTTAAATCTATACCATAAGTGCATCTACTATGAGGCTGAGGTGCATCACTGGCAGTTGCCAGAATTTTATGTCTGCATTAGAAATCAAGAACCTAAGATCAGAATTGAGTTTTGAACCCCAGCATGCAAATGAACAATCAGCCCCACGGTCAGTAGAAGGCCTAGTTAGTGAAGTTTAGACTTACTGTACTATAAAACTAGTTGGCCAGTAAGAtgttagatttttgtttttttgatcagTTAGCCCAACAGCAACTGCTAACTACAGCCTGACTGGTTTCCAGACTCATGCTGGACTTGAATGATGCAAATGGACTGAAAGCTGGCTCATGTGCCACTCATGTCAGACTAAATCTGACAGACACATGTGGCCCAGAATCAGCTCACATTTGGTCACCTGGAGCCAGAAAACAGACAAGTTCACTAAAACGTCAGCCCTGTTCAACACCTGCATACTAAACTCTGCAACCATACAGGCCACATGAAAGTCTCTGTCCTCCGCACTCTGTGTTTGAGCATTCATGTTCACACTGACCACAAGCTGGAATCCTGATGCAGCGGCACTTCACCCCACATACAGTAGATACAGATTTATTTTGGAACACTGCTAAGCAGGTCACACGGTTAGCCAAACTAGCATGAGCCAAGCTGGCAGCGTGTGTGACCTACATTCTCACATGCCGAGCGGTGTCCTAATCCAGGCTGTAGCCGAGCAGGAGGTGTTGTGTTGTTCAGACAGGTCACCATGGAGCAACACGGTGACTCAGCGGCCAGAGGTGGATGTAAAGTAGCCGCAGTGGGTTCAAAACAAGGTTACCTGCTTTCTAAAAAGGTCATCTAATTTTAGTGTGCACTAGTTTCCTTTCCGCAAAGCAGTAACAACAGAGTTGGATGacaagaaaatataaaacattaataaaagtaCGAAAAACTGCTTGCACATGCTGTCAGGAGGCAGTTTGGAAAGGTGCTAAAGATAGTCACAGACACAGTTTAAAAGTCATGATACTtaatgtgcatttaaaacactaGTGCAGTACAGGCTGAGCTGGCTCATGTGCCAGCTATGAAAGTGCAAACTTTCTCAAGTTCAACAACTGTGAGCAAAGTTTTGCACTTTCAGAAGGGATAAatagaaacattttacagttaaaagttaaaaaaataacaagactTCACAAGTTGCTGAATCAGTACATCTTTGTATGTAGCTTAATAAAAGGTCTTAAGATCTCTATACAGCGGACATGGATATTTTTCAGACCTGTTCTCACTCACCGATCGTGTAATTTTGCTGGATAAATTTGTGGCAATTCTTTTCTAGAATGAAGCTTGAATTTCTGActtttgcatttgaataaacagATCAGACCAGCTCATTTGGCAACAAGGGGATTGTAGTTCAAAACACACACCAGTTCTGAACATATAATGAGATGGAAATAGTAAAATAATAGTATCCTACCTCAGGCACACAGCTAGATGCTGTTCCAGGTCACTCGGTTCTCTGAAATAAATTCTCTGCCTCCTTAGAAGTTGTCCCAAATCTGCCCACAAGAGCTCAAACtgccccactgacatcctgaCATATGTACTAAAGCAGCCGTGATACAGCTTCAACTCAAGGATCGAACCTtgaaattctccctgctgctaTCATCTCATAAGTTTTGGATGAACCCAAAATCTCCTTTTATTCCTTTTCTTGTTTAGGAATTCATCATTGCTTGATGTCAACTTCATTTTTTCACGGTTTGTTTTGTGAGGAtacattttcagaaaaaacgCAACACACTTAGTGTATATAAACGTTACACGACAAGTTTGGAGCTGAAAAATTTGGAATTTCATGCCGCTTTTTCACAACGTGCTCAGTATGTAATGGTCTTAAACAGTGCTTTAATTAGATCaggttgttttttgtcattacaACGATTCTCCCAATGAAACACCACCTCtaactacaaacacacacattttacaaaAACTGAAGTGTTTATGCTTTTGAGGCAGAATTTAGGAAGCACTGCATTGTTGAGATACACGAGTGGGTAATTTGCATGTTCATCACATCACTAAACTTCAGTTATAAAAGTTTGTGACAGCTGATGTTATTTTAGCCCGGAGtccgtctgtctgtctttgtgcATCTAAGCGGGTTTACAGCTTCTGAATTTAGTTCACCAATCTCTGTCAACAACAAGTGTGATACAGAGCCAATGTTACTCCCCGAAACACAAGTTTtccatgtttttgcacacaAACATGGAACTGGTCCCTCGTGGAACTGACTCATGGTTAAAAGTGGAAATATGACATCACACATCCTTACCAGTTCTGCTTTTTCAGCTGTAGTACTCAGCAGATTTTTTGTTCCATAGTGCCTCTAGATTTATAGATACTAGACTAACTGGGGTCAGGTATGGCTTGTATATGTGTTTGTATGCTTATTATTTGATCACTTTTCTGATGTTTCATgattttttctcttgtttgtgtgACTATAGGACATCTGTGAGGACATCTCAGATCATGTGGAGCAGATTCACGCCCTGCTGGAGACGGAGTTCTCCCTGAAACTACTGTCCTACTCTGTTAACATCATTGTTGACATCAGGTTGGTCTCCACAAGATGAGACATACTTTAAATTTCAGCACACAGTATACAGCATAATTGTATGAGTTACACTGAAATAACTATATTATGTAGGTACTGGGTTAAAAAGAGTAGAGTAATGGATATAGCTGTTTTTAACGCCCAGTTGCTCGTTGTGTTCATATATCTAAGACCTACTATTAATTAATAATGGGTGCCCTTTTATTACAACAGCTCACAATCTGCCCACAAATCTAAGCAAAAATCTGAGAAAGATGAAGTGGTGGGAAAGTATTAAATATCTATGTATGTACAGTATACTGTTACTACAAAATGTTACATTGTAACCATGGAGAAATGACATTGTATGTTTTGAGAAATGGTCTAAAACACTAATGATGTGCTTTTTGAACAACGCTTCTCATGTTAAAACGCTTTAATTGTGTTCCGTGTTACATGTATATAATTCTCCCTTCAAAAACAACTCTGAAATATCAATAAATGCTTAAGCTAACAAATTGCAAAGCAGAAATGTAAGAATGTTAAAAACAGCTTCTTTCATAATCATAGGGTTTCATAAGAAATACATAACGATGCACATTAGCTATCGTTAAACGTTGTACCTCGTGTGGTTTAGGACGGTGCAGCTGCTGTGGCACCAGCTGAGAGTCTCGGTTCTGGTCCTGAAGGAACGTCTGCTGCAGAGCCTGCAGGACTCCAACGGAAACTACACCCGCCAGACTGACATCCTGCAGGCCTTCAGTCAGGACCAGCACCAGGTATATCAGACACACAGACGAACAAATCTCATGTTTTAGACGCTCCTGTATTTTTAAATCAAGTATTTCTCAGCTCCAAAAGTTCCCCCTATTAGTGAAATCTCAGTGAATTCAATCAAACAGACTGACTGTGTTTGGAATCACACTGAGAAGTAATCAAACACTTTCGTTAAATTTCCTTGTTCTTTGACAGTGATAGTGTCTGATACATTAAAGTGATTATTTCTTCATCTAGACCCGTCTGGACGCTCTGACAGAGGTAGACGATTGTGGTCAGCTGACTATCCGCTGCAGCCAAGACTACTTCTCTCTGGACTGTGGTATCACTGCTTTTGAGTTAAGTGACTACAGTCCCAGTGATGAACCTGAGGTCCGGGTAGCAGAGTCTAATAGTGAGGACACCCAAAAGGAGATCAACCAAACCCAAGACCCAAACCAGGAACCAGGATCTGAGGAAAGTGGAGGTCCCCAACTGTCAAACCACAAAATCCATAACAGTTTACCGGAACTCTCTTCTCCCAGTGACTCAACAAACCATAACCCTTCTCCATCTATTTTGCCCACAATGCAATGTGGCATGCCTAACCACAATGAAAGTGCGAAGCGCCCCCTGCAGGGCGAGTTCCACAGCACTGAAGTG encodes:
- the LOC120434777 gene encoding A-kinase anchor protein 6-like is translated as MSVVALSPVAPEPASPMLTSVTPVTPNLDPNTSSSLAAITVPPLGLEHQSKDGSTSPGPGPSQGSLTEGPHMGQDNSRRSTKPPPLHTGADWKVVLHLPEIEKWLRATSDRVTQLTHSVGQDSNNRHVDVHLVQLKDICEDISDHVEQIHALLETEFSLKLLSYSVNIIVDIRTVQLLWHQLRVSVLVLKERLLQSLQDSNGNYTRQTDILQAFSQDQHQTRLDALTEVDDCGQLTIRCSQDYFSLDCGITAFELSDYSPSDEPEVRVAESNSEDTQKEINQTQDPNQEPGSEESGGPQLSNHKIHNSLPELSSPSDSTNHNPSPSILPTMQCGMPNHNESAKRPLQGEFHSTEVSPTQPSLPKKAAMFPDGAARAEDSVGGSEKVSPVSGIQFQSELSRSTPSLISVSPPDRSKFWLELDSVYPENVSQSCESLQR